The proteins below are encoded in one region of Helianthus annuus cultivar XRQ/B chromosome 2, HanXRQr2.0-SUNRISE, whole genome shotgun sequence:
- the LOC110880685 gene encoding uncharacterized protein LOC110880685, which produces MGVEGKAGWCRNLRKEHEINFMLIQESLCMGIEDKVLESFWGRGDFGFEVVDPTGRSGGLFTMWDCNFFDFSSVIKDRFFLLISGTLKGSGEIVNVLNIYAPQKSTEKRRLWDTLVRVISSNEGLWILGGDFNSVRCIEERRNSRFNAAAANDFIRFISEAGLVEFGLKSGKFTYAVGNKLSRIDRFFVCEDFVNKWPTTVYKILPRGKSDHNPVLLHTFSSNFGPKPFRFFNSWLDRKDFKLVVLKANGEFSFVGPSDVRLMHKFRCMRQAITTWRNEVNAMEKQEESVLVQEMLSIEKTLEVRDLEEEEVWTWEEGKKRLSQLDFFVVKISSNAHAINGLKTGMPIANSSMV; this is translated from the coding sequence ATGGGGGTGGAAGGTAAGGCAGGGTGGTGTAGGAATCTTCGGAAAGAGCATGAGATTAATTTTATGCTCATTCAAGAATCACTTTGTATGGGTATTGAGGACAAGGTTCTGGAATCGTTTTGGGGAAGGGGTGATTTTGGATTTGAAGTAGTGGATCCTACAGGGAGATCAGGTGGTCTCTTCACTATGTGGGACTGTAATTTTTTTGACTTCTCTTCGGTGATTAAAGATAGATTCTTTTTGTTGATTTCCGGTACTTTGAAGGGTAGTGGGGAGATTGTTAATGTCTTAAATATTTATGCACCGCAAAAATCTACTGAGAAAAGGCGCTTATGGGATACTTTAGTAAGGGTTATATCTTCGAATGAGGGGTTATGGATATTGGGTGGAGACTTTAATTCGGTTCGGTGTATTGAAGAAAGGAGAAATTCCAGATTTAACGCTGCTGCCGCGAATGATTTTATTCGTTTTATTTCTGAGGCGGGTCTTGTAGAGTTTGGGTTGAAGAGTGGAAAGTTCACTTATGCGGTGGGTAACAAACTTAGTAGGATTGATAGGTTTTTTGTGTGCGAGGATTTCGTAAACAAATGGCCTACTACAGTTTATAAGATTTTGCCTAGGGGAAAATCTGACCACAATCCGGTCCTCCTGCATACGTTCTCGAGTAACTTTGGCCCAAAACCTTTCCGTTTCTTTAACTCTTGGTTGGATCGAAAGGATTTTAAGTTGGTTGTTCTGAAGGCGAATGGGGAGTTCTCTTTTGTAGGTCCGTCAGATGTTCGCTTAATGCATAAGTTCAGATGTATGCGTCAGGCTATTACTACATGGAGAAATGAAGTTAATGCGATGGAAAAACAGGAGGAATCGGTCCTGGTTCAGGAGATGCTTTCTATAGAGAAAACTTTGGAGGTTAGGGACTTAGAGGAGGAGGAGGTATGGACATGGGAGGAAGGGAAGAAACGGTTGTCACAATTGGATTTTTTCGTAGTAAAGATCTCAAGCAACGCGCACGCAATAAATGGGCTAAAGACGGGGATGCCAATAGCAAATTCTTCCATGGTTTGA